One segment of Haliotis asinina isolate JCU_RB_2024 chromosome 12, JCU_Hal_asi_v2, whole genome shotgun sequence DNA contains the following:
- the LOC137257594 gene encoding uncharacterized protein: protein MSVIIRLQGLPWSASALDIRNFFQGLQIPPGGVHIIGGEKGDAFIAFSTDEDARQAMMKTFQSLNGSPVQLLLSSKTEMQNVIEAARTGQSVDQPVEPSIKPLPVEPARQYDDPYTRGLPSQDNRGGMRDEYPKYGGPDAQHGVTGNDQAYKDDYQNRPPQDAWGQGGPGRFPDGGYQRLDNRAGYGRDPPRDPPHRDAFQRDAPPFGARNQGMPSDRYQEPFMQNQPHEQPFGAPFNRPPGLDQAPVRGNHDSPFNVNEPTNSMDRKPDFRRPDQREFRRGLEGREGRDGRDDRDGRSSREGRDRENREGRDGRDRRDRSDRDRSDRDRSDRDRSRSDRSDRNDRSDRSERSDRSDRSDRSDRSDRRPDRERRDHSESRRDSREPRERSEKSGFDQRNSPMSRGSARPPDDVRGPSGRPGQDQFVKPEGHFEGSTMPFTQPPDSFPPNEPRQFPPRDRGIDRPRERFDTDMSKPGRFGMEERRVPSRFDERSDPDFRPDHRGPPDGPRGGGHPSMFRDQGNGFDRDNRAPDPAFRGGPPNDPGFPQRPPQSMPPQGRGRPIEGGPPGMRPPNYHDEGYQRGPGEYPKYQPDEDKMNAPWEMEGRFPPNNGPGGPPVRSVHHQDFPEKRPVNGGQKGLLGDAPAMFTPRVPMDMGMEHDGRDMNQRPFIPDRSGPGQFRDQFGRHGEPQDFRNNEDFEGRPKFRGREMAPRMNRDSQERGPLRPFMSDHERRRPDWVPDGGHGGRWPDDGSSRGPPGRPMDRDMHDPKEGYDARGPYPPRERPPMDDQNRKRPRPAETGNIYVHVKNLPYTVSYSSVRRFFVGCEIPFDGLKLINNEQGKRNGTAYIRFVNEESCFNAMNRNGMDMNGRTIIVHRCPAAEFDKAVDSYVPDDDDDEPEPSKRPRSDQPEDPGKAGSIVMPAAGEPFIVKICNLPLNVSVDDVKKLFGGAGINENNLTVFMDYDTKGMFTGTACIELTTAENYKTAMGFEGHHMGSRILRVMMGTKEEKEKVKSSESNCDVKSHISPRQGDNTDSEKGQGEGDFPFVCIHMLGLPPQATYREIRELVSGLDVAPRGVQICHDGLGNPIGEGFVEFTSKKDCKESLKRDQQTIGPNVVTIKPILKSEMITRLRNARSLNTSRPPGGPGGLALNSPVNVKPIPPGVLKRQWVYLRCSNLPLQVTIRELLGFFHQYNPVPESIRLHYTGDGNPTGNAVVGFPTKDEASKAMADLNGTMCRRNNVIIQPANS from the coding sequence ATGTCTGTGATCATTCGACTTCAAGGCCTGCCCTGGTCAGCCAGTGCATTAGATATTCGCAACTTCTTCCAAGGCTTACAGATACCACCTGGAGGTGTTCATATTATTGGGGGTGAAAAGGGAGATGCCTTCATTGCATTCAGCACTGATGAAGATGCAAGACAAGCCATGATGAAGACCTTTCAAAGTCTGAATGGATCTCCTGTACAACTCTTGCTGAGTAGTAAGACAGAGATGCAAAATGTCATTGAGGCAGCTAGAACAGGGCAGTCTGTTGATCAACCTGTAGAACCATCCATTAAACCCCTCCCAGTTGAGCCAGCAAGACAGTATGATGATCCATACACACGAGGACTGCCTAGTCAAGACAACCGGGGTGGTATGCGAGATGAGTATCCTAAGTATGGTGGTCCAGATGCTCAACATGGAGTGACGGGTAACGATCAAGCTTACAAAGATGACTATCAAAATCGCCCCCCTCAAGATGCCTGGGGTCAGGGAGGACCAGGTAGATTCCCTGATGGTGGTTACCAAAGACTTGACAATAGAGCTGGGTATGGTAGGGACCCACCAAGAGATCCTCCACACAGGGATGCATTTCAGAGGGATGCACCGCCATTTGGAGCAAGAAACCAAGGTATGCCCAGTGACAGATATCAAGAACCTTTCATGCAAAACCAACCACATGAGCAGCCATTTGGAGCCCCATTTAATAGACCACCTGGTTTAGACCAAGCACCTGTCAGGGGCAACCATGATTCTCCTTTTAATGTGAATGAACCAACAAATTCAATGGACAGGAAGCCAGATTTCCGCAGACCTGATCAGCGGGAATTCCGGCGTGGACTGGAAGGGAGAGAAGGAAGGGATGGAAGGGATGATCGTGATGGACGAAGTAGTAGAGAAGGCAGAGATAGGGAAAACCGAGAGGGAAGAGATGGGCGTGATAGAAGAGACAGGTCTGACAGGGACAGATCTGATAGAGACCGTTCAGACAGAGATAGAAGTAGATCAGACAGGTCTGATAGAAATGATCGTTCAGATCGATCAGAACGCTCTGATAGGTCAGACAGGTCTGACAGGTCTGATCGATCTGATAGGAGACCAGACCGTGAAAGAAGAGATCATTCAGAATCAAGACGTGACTCAAGAGAACCAAGAGAAAGATCTGAAAAGTCAGGTTTTGATCAAAGAAATTCCCCAATGTCAAGAGGTTCTGCAAGGCCGCCTGATGATGTTAGAGGTCCATCAGGAAGGCCTGGTCAAGACCAGTTTGTGAAACCAGAAGGGCATTTTGAAGGGAGTACTATGCCATTTACTCAGCCACCTGATTCATTTCCTCCAAACGAACCAAGACAGTTCCCTCCACGAGACAGAGGAATTGACAGACCAAGAGAGAGATTTGACACAGATATGTCCAAACCGGGAAGGTTTGGAATGGAAGAAAGACGTGTACCCTCAAGGTTCGATGAAAGATCAGATCCAGATTTTAGACCTGATCACCGAGGACCTCCTGATGGTCCACGAGGAGGAGGTCATCCATCAATGTTCCGAGATCAAGGAAATGGTTTTGACAGGGATAACAGGGCACCGGATCCTGCTTTCCGTGGTGGCCCACCTAATGATCCTGGATTTCCACAAAGACCACCACAGTCAATGCCACCACAGGGGAGAGGCAGACCAATCGAAGGAGGACCCCCAGGAATGAGGCCACCAAACTACCATGATGAAGGTTATCAAAGAGGACCAGGTGAATACCCCAAATACCAACCAGATGAAGATAAAATGAATGCTCCTTGGGAAATGGAAGGCAGATTTCCACCTAACAATGGTCCAGGTGGTCCTCCAGTGAGATCTGTACATCATCAAGATTTTCCTGAAAAAAGACCTGTAAATGGTGGACAGAAAGGACTTCTTGGCGATGCTCCTGCTATGTTTACTCCAAGAGTGCCAATGGATATGGGGATGGAGCATGATGGTAGAGATATGAACCAGAGACCTTTCATACCTGATAGGTCAGGTCCTGGTCAGTTCCGAGACCAGTTTGGGAGACATGGTGAGCCCCAAGACTTTagaaataatgaagactttgaGGGACGACCCAAATTCAGAGGAAGAGAGATGGCTCCAAGAATGAACAGAGATTCACAGGAGCGAGGTCCTCTTCGTCCATTCATGTCTGACCACGAAAGGCGTCGACCTGATTGGGTTCCTGATGGGGGTCATGGTGGAAGATGGCCAGATGATGGTTCATCAAGAGGCCCACCAGGCAGGCCAATGGACCGAGACATGCATGATCCCAAGGAAGGATATGATGCTAGGGGACCTTATCCGCCAAGGGAAAGACCTCCAATGGATGATCAGAACAGGAAAAGACCGAGACCGGCTGAAACTGGCAACATCTATGTACATGTGAAGAATTTGCCATACACTGTTTCTTACAGTAGTGTGAGACGTTTCTTTGTGGGTTGTGAAATTCCTTTTGATGGTCTTAAGCTGATCAACAATGAGCAGGGTAAGAGAAATGGGACTGCCTATATAAGATTTGTGAATGAGGAGTCATGTTTTAATGCCATGAACCGGAATGGGATGGACATGAATGGGAGAACAATAATTGTGCACCGATGTCCTGCGGCAGAGTTTGATAAAGCTGTTGATTCATATGTAccagatgatgacgatgatgaacCGGAACCATCAAAACGACCAAGATCTGATCAACCTGAGGATCCAGGCAAGGCTGGGTCTATTGTTATGCCTGCAGCTGGTGAACCCTTTATTGTCAAGATTTGTAACCTCCCATTAAATGTTTCTGTTGATGATGTCAAGAAGTTATTTGGTGGTGCTGGAATAAATGAGAATAACTTGACAGTTTTCATGGATTATGACACAAAAGGTATGTTCACTGGAACAGCTTGTATAGAACTTACGACTGCAGAAAACTACAAAACAGCCATGGGATTTGAAGGTCATCACATGGGCTCAAGAATTTTACGTGTCATGATGGGAAcgaaagaagaaaaagaaaaggtAAAGTCATCTGAATCAAACTGTGATGTCAAGTCTCACATTTCTCCTCGTCAGGGTGACAACACCGATAGTGAAAAGGGACAAGGTGAGGGGGATTTTCCTTTTGTTTGTATTCATATGCTGGGCCTGCCTCCTCAAGCAACATACAGAGAAATTCGTGAACTTGTCAGTGGCTTGGATGTTGCTCCACGTGGTGTTCAGATTTGTCATGATGGGTTAGGAAATCCAATTGGAGAAGGATTTGTTGAATTTACTAGTAAAAAAGACTGTAAAGAATCTTTGAAAAGAGATCAGCAAACGATAGGACCAAATGTTGTAACAATAAAACCCATACTGAAGTCGGAAATGATCACCAGACTAAGGAATGCAAGGAGTCTCAACACCAGCCGACCACCTGGAGGACCAGGAGGACTTGCTCTGAATTCTCCAGTAAATGTCAAACCTATACCGCCAGGTGTGCTGAAGAGACAATGGGTATACTTAAGATGTTCTAATCTCCCTCTTCAAGTGACAATTCGTGAACTCTTGGGATTTTTCCACCAGTACAATCCTGTACCCGAGTCAATCCGCCTTCACTACACAGGGGATGGAAACCCAACAGGTAATGCTGTCGTTGGATTTCCTACCAAGGATGAAGCATCTAAGGCAATGGCTGACCTGAATGGAACCATGTGTCGTCGAAACAACGTCATCATCCAGCCAGCCAACTCATAA